Proteins found in one Acidobacteriota bacterium genomic segment:
- a CDS encoding VirB3 family type IV secretion system protein, which translates to MPDRPTYRPVYKALHRPLTLCGVDRRLFFLSLLLGAATFNLFYSFLAGLLVFAGLYGFALWATRCDPAMLQILLSSAGVRRRYDPGKHDRHDPEVIAW; encoded by the coding sequence ATGCCAGATCGACCGACGTACCGTCCTGTCTACAAAGCGCTGCACCGTCCGCTCACGCTCTGCGGCGTCGACCGCCGCCTGTTCTTCCTCTCGCTCCTGCTCGGTGCGGCGACATTCAACCTGTTCTATTCGTTCCTCGCCGGCCTCCTGGTGTTCGCCGGCTTGTACGGCTTCGCCCTGTGGGCCACGAGATGCGATCCAGCGATGCTGCAGATTCTCCTGTCGTCGGCCGGCGTCAGGCGAAGATACGACCCTGGCAAACACGACCGGCACGACCCGGAGGTGATCGCGTGGTGA
- a CDS encoding TrbC/VirB2 family protein produces MSGESLTAFCRASRLVALSFLLIVVPGIALAQSPWERAASNLEQTFTGPLARSLALVAIVIGGLLFMFGEAGAKRQISGIVFGGGLALFAAQFLLWLF; encoded by the coding sequence ATGTCCGGCGAGTCTCTCACCGCATTCTGTCGTGCGAGTCGCCTCGTCGCGCTGTCGTTCCTGCTCATCGTCGTGCCCGGCATCGCGCTGGCGCAGTCGCCCTGGGAGCGCGCCGCGAGCAACCTCGAGCAGACGTTCACGGGGCCGCTCGCCAGGTCGCTCGCCCTCGTGGCCATCGTGATCGGAGGACTGCTCTTCATGTTCGGCGAGGCCGGCGCCAAGCGGCAGATCTCGGGCATCGTCTTCGGCGGGGGGCTCGCCTTGTTCGCGGCGCAGTTCCTTCTCTGGCTGTTCTGA
- a CDS encoding transposase, which translates to MPQSTPLFVGLDVHKDSIAVARAQGHSADPPVFVGAIGPRQADLDKLIRRLQGKTPDLVCAYEAGPSGYVLHRYLTDRGFPCQVVAPSLIPKKPGNKVKTDRRGAVELARLLRSGNLTGVYVPSVDDEAIRDLCRARDAARHAQECEAPVERLPAPARSA; encoded by the coding sequence ATGCCGCAGTCTACTCCGTTGTTCGTCGGTCTGGACGTTCACAAGGATTCGATCGCGGTCGCCCGTGCACAGGGCCACAGCGCCGATCCGCCCGTGTTCGTCGGCGCGATCGGGCCGCGCCAAGCCGACCTCGACAAACTGATCCGGCGCCTCCAAGGGAAGACACCAGACCTCGTGTGCGCGTATGAGGCCGGTCCGAGCGGCTACGTCCTGCATCGCTATCTGACCGACAGGGGCTTCCCCTGCCAGGTGGTCGCGCCGTCGCTCATTCCCAAGAAGCCGGGCAACAAGGTGAAGACCGATCGTCGCGGCGCCGTGGAACTCGCGCGCCTGCTGCGATCCGGCAACCTGACGGGCGTCTACGTGCCGAGCGTCGACGATGAAGCGATCCGCGACCTCTGTCGCGCCCGCGACGCCGCGCGCCACGCTCAAGAATGCGAAGCTCCGGTTGAAAGGCTTCCTGCTCCGGCCCGGTCGGCATGA